A DNA window from Leptolyngbya sp. KIOST-1 contains the following coding sequences:
- the remA gene encoding extracellular matrix/biofilm regulator RemA: MDIKLINIGFGNIVSANRVIAIVSPESAPIKRIISDARERGQLVDATYGRRTRAVIITDSGHTILSAIQPETVAHRFVSGKDSDGKA; encoded by the coding sequence ATGGACATCAAGCTGATCAATATTGGCTTTGGCAACATCGTATCGGCCAATCGGGTGATTGCCATCGTTAGCCCCGAGTCTGCTCCCATCAAGCGCATTATCTCCGACGCCCGCGAGCGTGGTCAGCTGGTCGATGCCACCTACGGTCGTCGCACCCGCGCCGTCATCATCACCGACTCGGGCCACACCATTTTGTCGGCCATTCAGCCCGAAACCGTTGCCCACCGCTTTGTCAGCGGCAAAGATAGCGACGGCAAGGCGTAG
- a CDS encoding SufE family protein, whose product MPADRPESIEKIVARFQKAADPKRRYEQLLWFAKKLDPLPDEHKTPENKVPGCVSQVYVTAELVDGKVIYQADSDAQITKGLVALLIKALNGLQPEDIVALSPDFIKDTQLDVSLTPSRANGFYNIFKTMQQKAQALAGGAAPGALLS is encoded by the coding sequence ATGCCTGCCGATCGCCCCGAATCTATTGAGAAAATTGTGGCCCGCTTTCAGAAGGCGGCTGACCCCAAGCGTCGCTACGAGCAGCTGCTGTGGTTTGCCAAAAAGCTCGATCCGCTGCCCGACGAGCACAAAACTCCTGAAAACAAGGTGCCGGGCTGCGTGTCCCAGGTGTACGTGACGGCTGAACTGGTTGATGGCAAGGTCATTTACCAGGCCGATTCCGATGCACAAATTACCAAAGGCCTGGTGGCGCTGCTGATCAAGGCGCTCAATGGCCTCCAACCCGAGGACATCGTCGCCCTCAGCCCCGACTTTATTAAAGACACCCAGCTCGATGTCAGCCTGACGCCGTCGCGGGCCAACGGGTTCTACAACATCTTTAAGACCATGCAGCAAAAGGCCCAGGCCCTGGCCGGTGGAGCCGCACCGGGTGCGTTGCTCAGCTGA
- a CDS encoding cupin domain-containing protein has protein sequence MDTLAMDAPGMDTVACPLPTSCVVPVYKSPKDYQAYRISPGDSNRLALVFDPTIADMSLTYCVEIFDVGGKTPPNRHQVAVEMFFVLKGEGRATCDGKTVAIKAGDSVLVPPNGVHVIENTGPCRLYALCIMVPNEDFAELIRSGTPVELDDEDLAVLGRHDSRHPTVL, from the coding sequence ATGGACACTCTGGCTATGGACGCCCCTGGGATGGATACCGTGGCTTGCCCGTTGCCCACGAGCTGCGTGGTGCCGGTTTACAAATCGCCAAAAGACTATCAGGCTTACCGCATTAGCCCCGGCGACTCCAATCGCTTGGCCCTGGTGTTTGACCCCACCATTGCCGATATGTCGCTGACCTACTGCGTCGAAATTTTCGATGTGGGCGGCAAGACGCCCCCCAACCGCCACCAGGTTGCCGTCGAAATGTTTTTTGTGCTCAAGGGCGAGGGCCGCGCCACCTGTGACGGCAAAACCGTTGCCATTAAGGCGGGAGACAGCGTTTTGGTACCCCCCAACGGCGTCCACGTGATCGAAAACACTGGCCCCTGTCGGCTCTATGCTCTGTGCATTATGGTGCCCAACGAGGACTTTGCCGAGTTGATTCGCAGCGGCACCCCGGTCGAGCTAGACGACGAGGATCTGGCCGTGTTGGGTCGGCACGACAGCCGCCATCCCACCGTTCTTTAG
- a CDS encoding S41 family peptidase has protein sequence MTAAAPPPPNMGLTAADREAVLSALVDQLNAYVFPAVAEKIQADIEQRLETGGYAEIAGAQQLADTLTVQLQELSGDRNLRLHFSPVPLPHIDPDAAPDPQDLERQYQASRRRNFDLNRVERLAGNVGYIQLFSFEPPELAGDSLAAAMTLVTHTDALIFDLRHNQGGSPATVALLCSYLFPAHPPVHLNDLYWSETDETHQWWTVPYVPGRRYLDKPVFVLTSPETFSAAEEFAYNLQALKRAAVVGETTRGGANPGRGFRLHDHFWVFMPTGQAINPTTGRNWDGTGVIPNVKVPMETALDTAHLMALNHLLEAGAEGAARRELEETLPRVERSLQRARQDLIANLGGPK, from the coding sequence ATGACTGCTGCCGCTCCCCCGCCGCCCAATATGGGTTTGACCGCCGCCGATCGCGAGGCCGTGCTGAGCGCGCTGGTGGACCAGCTAAATGCCTACGTTTTCCCGGCAGTGGCGGAGAAAATTCAGGCAGACATTGAGCAGCGCCTGGAAACCGGCGGCTATGCAGAGATTGCCGGTGCGCAGCAGCTGGCCGATACGCTGACGGTCCAGCTCCAGGAACTGAGCGGCGATCGCAACCTGCGTCTGCACTTTAGCCCCGTACCGCTGCCCCACATCGACCCCGATGCCGCCCCTGACCCGCAGGACCTGGAGCGCCAGTACCAGGCCAGCCGCCGCCGCAACTTCGACCTCAACCGGGTGGAGCGGCTGGCGGGCAACGTGGGCTACATTCAGCTGTTTAGCTTTGAGCCGCCGGAGTTGGCCGGAGACAGCCTGGCGGCAGCGATGACCCTGGTGACCCACACCGACGCGCTGATCTTTGACCTGCGCCACAACCAGGGGGGCTCTCCGGCCACCGTGGCGCTGCTGTGCAGCTACCTGTTTCCGGCCCACCCGCCCGTTCACCTCAACGACCTGTACTGGAGCGAAACCGATGAAACCCACCAGTGGTGGACAGTGCCCTACGTACCAGGGCGGCGCTACCTGGACAAGCCCGTGTTCGTGCTGACCAGTCCTGAGACGTTTTCGGCGGCGGAGGAGTTTGCCTACAATTTGCAGGCCCTGAAGCGGGCAGCAGTGGTCGGCGAAACCACTCGCGGCGGCGCAAATCCAGGCCGAGGCTTTCGGCTGCACGACCACTTTTGGGTGTTCATGCCCACCGGCCAGGCGATCAACCCCACCACTGGCCGCAACTGGGATGGCACAGGGGTGATTCCCAATGTGAAGGTGCCGATGGAAACTGCCCTCGATACGGCCCACCTGATGGCCCTCAACCACCTGCTGGAGGCCGGGGCCGAAGGGGCAGCCCGCCGCGAACTGGAGGAGACCCTACCCCGAGTGGAGCGATCGCTCCAGCGCGCCCGCCAAGACCTAATTGCCAACCTAGGAGGCCCCAAATGA
- the metK gene encoding methionine adenosyltransferase yields the protein MSEYSIFTSESVSEGHPDKMADQISDAVLDAILKEDLNARVAVETLVKTGMAVIAGEVRTNTYVDLEDIVRNVILGIGYDSSDVGFDGASCAVLNAIGKQSSDIAIGVDVAVDKDLGAGDQGLMFGYATSETDTLMPAPIYYSHRLVERQAHLRKHKVLPWLRPDAKSQITLRYENLKPVAVEAVVLSTQHSPDISQADIREAVMEEIIKPVLPNEWLHADTQYHINPTGQFIIGGPVGDCGLTGRKIIVDTYGGMARHGGGAFSGKDPTKVDRSAAYAGRYVAKNIVAAGLADRCEIQVSYAIGVARPTSISINTFGTGKIADGAIADLVSQHFDLRPQGLIDMLNLRRPIYQQTAAYGHFGRELPDFTWEKTDKADLLKAAL from the coding sequence ATGAGCGAGTACAGCATTTTTACCTCTGAGTCGGTATCCGAGGGCCATCCCGACAAAATGGCCGACCAGATCTCTGACGCCGTTTTAGACGCCATTCTCAAAGAAGACCTCAACGCCCGAGTCGCGGTTGAGACCCTGGTCAAAACAGGGATGGCCGTGATCGCGGGCGAGGTACGCACCAACACCTACGTTGATTTAGAGGACATCGTTCGCAACGTTATTTTGGGCATCGGCTACGACAGCTCAGACGTTGGCTTTGACGGCGCCTCCTGTGCGGTCCTCAACGCCATTGGCAAGCAGTCCTCGGATATTGCCATCGGTGTCGATGTCGCCGTCGACAAGGACCTGGGCGCGGGTGACCAGGGGCTGATGTTTGGCTATGCCACCAGCGAAACCGACACCCTCATGCCTGCCCCCATCTACTACTCCCACCGGCTGGTGGAGCGGCAGGCCCACCTGCGTAAGCACAAGGTACTGCCCTGGCTGCGCCCCGACGCCAAGAGCCAGATCACGCTGCGCTACGAAAACCTGAAGCCGGTGGCGGTCGAAGCCGTGGTGCTCTCCACCCAGCACAGCCCCGACATTTCCCAGGCCGACATCCGCGAAGCGGTGATGGAGGAAATCATTAAGCCGGTGCTGCCCAACGAGTGGCTCCACGCCGACACCCAGTACCACATCAACCCCACCGGGCAGTTTATTATTGGTGGCCCCGTGGGTGACTGCGGCCTGACCGGACGCAAAATCATCGTTGACACCTACGGCGGTATGGCCCGCCACGGCGGCGGTGCCTTCTCGGGCAAAGATCCAACCAAGGTGGACCGTTCAGCCGCCTACGCCGGGCGCTACGTGGCCAAAAACATTGTGGCGGCGGGCCTGGCCGATCGCTGCGAGATTCAGGTGTCCTACGCCATTGGGGTGGCGCGGCCGACCTCCATCTCGATCAACACCTTCGGCACGGGTAAAATTGCCGATGGCGCGATCGCCGATCTGGTCAGCCAGCACTTTGATCTGCGGCCCCAGGGGCTGATCGACATGCTCAACCTGCGCCGCCCCATTTACCAACAGACCGCGGCCTACGGCCACTTTGGCCGCGAGCTGCCCGACTTTACCTGGGAAAAAACCGATAAGGCCGACTTGCTAAAGGCAGCGCTCTAA
- the pgl gene encoding 6-phosphogluconolactonase: MPAPLLEILPDKPALVQRALTLVVETIHSAVADHNYCALALAGGSTPKPLYAALAEQDLPWEKIYIFWGDERYVPIDHPDSNAGMAKAAWLDRVPIPPDHILVTPTLEGDPAASASLYEAMVKSVFGGLQGTSPDQVPAFDLILLGMGDDGHTASLFPHTEALGVSDHLIAVGNKGDDPRITFTAPLINQSRQVLFLVAGADKQAALAQVFAAEGDDHAYPSRLVRPQGELRWLLDRQAVGDLDLAAAPTS, translated from the coding sequence ATGCCTGCTCCCCTGCTGGAAATTCTGCCCGACAAGCCTGCTCTGGTGCAGCGGGCGCTCACCCTGGTGGTCGAAACCATCCACAGCGCTGTGGCCGACCACAACTACTGCGCCCTGGCCCTGGCTGGCGGCAGCACTCCCAAGCCCCTTTACGCCGCGCTGGCCGAGCAAGACTTGCCCTGGGAGAAGATCTACATTTTTTGGGGCGACGAGCGCTATGTGCCCATTGACCACCCCGATAGCAATGCCGGGATGGCCAAGGCCGCCTGGCTCGATCGCGTCCCCATTCCCCCCGACCACATTCTGGTGACGCCCACCCTGGAGGGCGACCCCGCCGCCTCGGCCAGCCTGTACGAAGCAATGGTGAAATCGGTGTTTGGTGGTTTGCAGGGCACCTCCCCCGATCAGGTGCCTGCGTTCGACCTGATTTTGCTGGGCATGGGAGACGATGGGCATACCGCCTCGCTGTTTCCCCACACCGAGGCGCTGGGGGTGAGTGACCATTTGATTGCCGTGGGCAACAAAGGCGACGATCCCCGGATTACCTTTACCGCCCCGCTGATTAACCAGAGCCGCCAGGTTTTATTTCTGGTGGCTGGGGCCGACAAGCAAGCCGCTCTGGCCCAGGTGTTTGCCGCTGAGGGCGACGACCACGCCTACCCCTCGCGTCTGGTGCGCCCCCAGGGCGAACTGCGCTGGCTGCTCGATCGCCAGGCTGTAGGGGACCTGGATTTGGCTGCTGCTCCGACCTCCTGA
- a CDS encoding urease subunit beta translates to MIPGELLPAEGEIELNAGKETVTLSVANTGDRPIQVGSHFHFFEVNAALHFDRASARGMRLDIPAGTAVRFEPGDERDVTLVPLAGERRVYGFNAQIEGAL, encoded by the coding sequence ATGATTCCCGGAGAACTGCTGCCCGCCGAGGGCGAGATTGAACTCAATGCCGGCAAAGAGACCGTGACGTTGTCGGTGGCCAATACGGGCGATCGCCCTATCCAGGTGGGCTCCCACTTTCACTTTTTTGAAGTGAACGCGGCCCTCCACTTCGATCGCGCCTCGGCGCGGGGTATGCGGCTCGATATCCCCGCGGGTACCGCCGTGCGGTTTGAGCCGGGGGACGAGCGCGATGTCACCCTGGTGCCCCTGGCCGGGGAGCGCCGGGTGTACGGGTTCAACGCCCAGATCGAAGGGGCACTGTAG
- a CDS encoding FHA domain-containing protein, translated as MITLSLLHPLHKTPVQSWSFDREPVICIGRSTDNNVVLYSAVVSRHHVEIHRTDKGWAVKSIGTNGTYLEGRRITEVPVEDGIIIRLARSGPNIQIHISEEKRDPLQELLMNRRRLDEAKEAISGIGSLPPEGNEELAHQTTVINPEE; from the coding sequence GTGATTACCCTTTCGCTACTGCACCCCCTCCACAAAACCCCGGTCCAAAGCTGGTCCTTTGATCGGGAGCCTGTGATTTGCATCGGCCGCTCCACCGACAACAATGTAGTCCTCTACAGTGCCGTTGTCTCGCGCCACCACGTCGAAATTCACCGTACCGATAAGGGTTGGGCGGTGAAGAGCATTGGCACCAACGGCACTTACCTGGAGGGGCGCCGCATTACCGAAGTGCCGGTAGAAGATGGCATCATCATCCGGCTGGCGCGATCGGGCCCGAACATTCAAATTCACATCTCAGAAGAAAAGCGCGATCCTCTCCAGGAACTGCTGATGAACCGGCGGCGGCTCGACGAAGCCAAGGAGGCCATTTCCGGCATCGGCAGCCTGCCCCCCGAGGGCAACGAGGAACTGGCCCACCAGACTACGGTGATTAATCCAGAGGAGTGA
- a CDS encoding NFACT family protein has protein sequence MQPVDFTTLMALCHSLQADWIPARCETVVQLDTTTLALGLRTLDRRGWLTISWHPQAARLHLGDAPPRGQDTFTFSQQLKHQLNQLALVAIAPVAPWERALDLQFGPRPGDPPQWHLYVEIMGKYSNVILTNAQNQIVTAAHQVSDQQSRVRPIQTGDPYVRPPAILNTLPSLNEAQTSWQERVTLVPTTLKKMLMQSYGGLSSALVRSLLAAAHCTPDQPADSLTQADWDRLFEVWQRWLLCLEKREFFPGWADGGYTVLDWEGIAPVADVHALLNQYYRRELNLQQFDRVQNQIRQKLRGVLDKLRQKASTFEQRLDQSAQADQYRQQADLLMAYSHQWQPGVTQLTVADFETGEPTTLAIDPDKTAIQQAQRLYKQHQKLRRAKDAVRPLLAEVQAELAYLEQVEAALNQTATYTEPADLEALIDIRNELVQQGYMASPDYRPSERKASEEGFRQLQTPDGLPVLVGRNNRQNDLLISTVATDYDLWFHTQEIPGSHVLLRLEAGQVASDRDLHYVADLAAYFSRARQADQVPVVYTQPRHVYKPKGARPGMVIYKHETVIWGQPRRVEPSGAVNSVELAQA, from the coding sequence GTGCAGCCCGTTGACTTTACGACTTTGATGGCCCTGTGCCACAGCCTCCAGGCCGACTGGATTCCTGCCCGCTGCGAGACGGTAGTGCAGCTCGACACCACCACCCTGGCCCTGGGCCTGCGCACCCTCGATCGCCGGGGCTGGCTGACGATTTCGTGGCACCCGCAAGCGGCGCGGCTGCACCTGGGTGATGCGCCCCCTCGGGGACAGGACACGTTCACCTTCAGCCAGCAGCTCAAGCACCAGCTCAACCAGCTGGCCCTGGTGGCGATCGCCCCCGTGGCTCCCTGGGAGCGCGCCCTCGACCTGCAGTTTGGCCCCCGCCCCGGCGATCCGCCCCAGTGGCACCTGTACGTCGAAATCATGGGCAAGTACAGCAACGTGATTTTGACCAATGCCCAGAACCAGATTGTCACCGCCGCCCACCAGGTGAGCGACCAGCAGTCGCGGGTGCGGCCGATTCAAACCGGTGACCCCTACGTGCGGCCGCCAGCCATCCTCAATACCCTACCCAGCCTGAACGAAGCCCAGACCTCCTGGCAGGAGCGGGTGACGCTGGTGCCCACCACGCTGAAAAAAATGCTGATGCAGAGCTATGGGGGGCTGAGTTCTGCCCTGGTGCGATCGCTGCTGGCCGCCGCCCACTGCACCCCCGATCAACCCGCCGACAGCCTCACCCAGGCCGATTGGGATCGCCTGTTTGAGGTGTGGCAGCGCTGGTTGCTCTGCCTGGAGAAGAGGGAATTTTTCCCCGGCTGGGCCGATGGCGGCTACACGGTCCTCGACTGGGAGGGCATTGCCCCCGTTGCCGATGTCCATGCCCTGCTGAATCAGTACTACCGCCGCGAGCTAAACCTGCAGCAGTTCGATCGCGTTCAAAACCAGATTCGCCAGAAGCTCAGGGGCGTGCTGGACAAGCTGCGGCAAAAGGCCAGCACCTTTGAGCAGCGCCTCGACCAGTCGGCCCAGGCCGACCAGTACCGCCAGCAGGCCGACCTGCTGATGGCCTACAGCCACCAGTGGCAGCCGGGGGTCACCCAGCTGACGGTGGCTGACTTCGAGACGGGGGAACCCACCACCCTGGCCATTGACCCCGACAAAACCGCGATTCAGCAGGCCCAGCGCCTCTACAAGCAGCACCAAAAGCTGCGGCGGGCCAAGGACGCTGTGCGGCCCCTGCTGGCGGAGGTGCAGGCCGAACTGGCCTACCTGGAGCAGGTCGAGGCCGCCCTGAACCAGACGGCCACCTACACCGAACCGGCCGACCTGGAGGCGCTGATCGACATCCGCAACGAGCTGGTGCAGCAGGGCTACATGGCCTCCCCCGACTACCGCCCCAGCGAGCGCAAGGCCAGCGAGGAGGGGTTCCGCCAGCTCCAGACCCCCGACGGTCTGCCCGTGCTGGTGGGGCGCAACAACCGCCAAAACGATCTGCTGATTTCCACCGTGGCCACCGACTACGACCTCTGGTTTCACACCCAGGAGATACCGGGCAGCCACGTGCTGCTGCGGCTGGAGGCGGGACAGGTGGCCAGCGATCGCGATCTGCACTACGTGGCCGACCTGGCTGCCTACTTCAGTCGCGCCCGCCAGGCGGACCAGGTGCCCGTGGTTTACACCCAGCCCAGGCACGTCTACAAGCCCAAGGGAGCGCGCCCCGGCATGGTGATTTATAAACACGAGACCGTGATCTGGGGCCAGCCCCGCCGCGTTGAGCCGTCAGGGGCGGTCAATTCTGTGGAGTTGGCTCAGGCATAG
- a CDS encoding urease subunit gamma, which yields MQLTPQEKDKLLIFTAALVAERRKDRGLKLNHPEAVAYISAAILEGARDGRTVAELMSYGTTLLSRADVMDGVAEMIHDVQVEATFPDGTKLVTVHDPIR from the coding sequence ATGCAACTAACTCCCCAGGAAAAAGACAAGCTGCTCATTTTTACTGCTGCGCTGGTGGCGGAACGCCGCAAGGACCGGGGCCTCAAGCTCAACCACCCCGAGGCGGTAGCCTACATCTCGGCAGCCATTCTAGAGGGGGCGCGGGACGGGCGCACCGTGGCCGAGCTGATGAGCTACGGCACCACCCTGCTCAGCCGGGCCGATGTGATGGACGGGGTGGCCGAGATGATCCACGACGTGCAGGTGGAGGCCACCTTTCCCGACGGCACCAAGCTAGTCACCGTTCACGACCCGATTCGCTAG
- a CDS encoding CocE/NonD family hydrolase produces the protein MLTPPDSGPYPVAPKQTLTLDLPATIQGRGHSRGEKIPSVGLDADVYYPLGEGPFPVLLMRQPYGRAIASTVVYAHPTWYASHGYIVVIQDVRGRGTSGGEFDLFRHEGPDGYATVQWAAALPQSSGAVGMYGFSYQGMTQLYAAAQKPPALRAIAPAMVGYDLYADWAYENGALPLQIGLGWALQIAAETARIRQDAVAYQALRQAAQAPPLGDAVPARPQVLKTYAPDSFFHQWLDHPRPDAYWQALQPDLSEVDLPMLHIGGWYDPYLRGDLRLYQQMIAQGKSPQALWIGPWGHLPWGRRVGSLDFGPEADSPIDRLQIRWFDRVLRHRPGATAEASSEPPVQLFVMGTNRWQGRECWPTAPGRPLYLASTGLAGLRLDDGSLSPQPLSPRPEAISEDVIVHDPWRPVPSLGGHCGLPPGPFDRAPLDSRTDVLTYTTAPLNEGLTLIGTPTATLYCRADAPSFDLSLVLAEVHADGRAINLSQGHCRVDGHDPGQTYQQVTLALQPTACRLPPGHRLRLSIAAACFPAYAVNSGTGASPGNCPQIEYRIITLAVAHGVQYPSCVSLPEESGSAIAGATEGKT, from the coding sequence TTGCTCACGCCTCCTGATTCCGGTCCCTACCCCGTTGCGCCTAAACAGACGCTAACGCTGGATCTGCCTGCGACTATTCAAGGAAGGGGGCACAGCCGGGGGGAGAAGATCCCCAGCGTTGGCCTCGATGCCGACGTGTACTATCCGCTGGGGGAAGGGCCGTTTCCGGTGCTGCTGATGCGACAGCCCTACGGCCGGGCGATCGCCTCGACAGTCGTCTATGCTCACCCCACCTGGTACGCCAGCCACGGCTATATTGTGGTGATTCAGGATGTGCGGGGGCGGGGCACCTCGGGCGGTGAGTTTGACCTGTTTCGCCACGAAGGCCCCGACGGCTACGCCACTGTACAGTGGGCCGCCGCCCTGCCCCAGAGCAGTGGCGCGGTGGGCATGTACGGCTTTTCGTACCAGGGCATGACCCAGCTGTACGCCGCCGCCCAGAAACCCCCGGCCCTGCGGGCGATCGCCCCGGCCATGGTGGGCTACGACCTCTACGCCGACTGGGCCTACGAAAACGGTGCCCTACCCCTGCAAATTGGCCTGGGCTGGGCGCTCCAGATCGCCGCCGAAACCGCCCGCATCAGGCAAGATGCCGTCGCCTACCAGGCCCTGCGCCAGGCCGCCCAAGCCCCGCCGCTGGGGGATGCCGTACCCGCCCGTCCCCAGGTGCTCAAGACCTACGCCCCCGACTCGTTTTTTCACCAGTGGCTCGACCACCCCCGACCCGATGCCTACTGGCAGGCGCTGCAGCCCGACCTGAGCGAGGTAGACCTGCCCATGCTGCACATCGGCGGCTGGTACGATCCCTATCTGCGCGGCGACCTGCGCCTGTACCAACAGATGATTGCCCAGGGCAAGAGTCCCCAGGCTCTGTGGATTGGGCCCTGGGGGCACCTGCCCTGGGGGCGGCGGGTGGGCAGCCTCGACTTTGGACCCGAGGCCGATAGCCCCATCGATCGCCTGCAAATCCGCTGGTTCGATCGCGTTCTGCGGCATCGGCCCGGCGCGACGGCGGAGGCTAGTTCAGAGCCCCCCGTGCAGCTATTTGTGATGGGGACCAATCGGTGGCAGGGGCGCGAGTGCTGGCCCACCGCCCCAGGCCGGCCGCTCTACCTGGCCAGCACTGGCCTGGCTGGCCTGCGACTCGACGACGGCAGCCTCAGTCCCCAGCCGCTTTCCCCGCGGCCAGAGGCCATCTCTGAAGACGTGATTGTACACGATCCCTGGCGGCCCGTCCCCTCCCTGGGCGGGCACTGCGGCCTGCCCCCAGGCCCCTTCGATCGCGCCCCCCTGGATAGCCGCACCGACGTGCTCACCTATACCACCGCGCCCCTGAACGAGGGCCTGACGCTGATTGGCACGCCCACGGCGACCCTCTACTGCCGGGCCGACGCGCCCAGCTTTGACCTCAGCCTGGTGCTGGCTGAGGTGCATGCCGATGGCCGTGCGATCAACCTCAGCCAGGGGCACTGCCGGGTCGATGGCCACGACCCCGGCCAGACCTACCAGCAGGTCACCCTGGCGCTCCAGCCCACCGCCTGCCGCCTGCCCCCCGGCCACCGCCTGCGCCTCAGCATTGCGGCGGCCTGCTTTCCGGCCTACGCCGTCAACAGCGGCACCGGGGCCAGCCCTGGGAACTGCCCCCAGATTGAGTACCGCATCATTACCCTCGCTGTGGCCCACGGGGTCCAGTATCCGTCCTGCGTGAGCCTGCCGGAGGAGTCCGGGAGCGCGATCGCTGGGGCCACAGAGGGCAAGACGTAA
- a CDS encoding Uma2 family endonuclease, with protein MIAVLDKAPITFDEFVEWYPENSEYRYELRRGAVVEMPKPKGKHSKLAGDLAFELGAAIRRANWPYFIPKECVIKLSNDTGYEPDIVVLVEPAIADEPRWERESVITRSQSLKLVVEVVSTNWRDDYLLKLADYETFGIQEYWIVDYLGLGGRRYIGSPKQPTFTLCHLVDGEFELQQFRGSQPIVSPTFPELSLTVDQVFGQGR; from the coding sequence ATGATTGCCGTACTGGACAAAGCCCCCATAACCTTTGACGAATTTGTGGAGTGGTATCCAGAAAATTCGGAGTATCGCTATGAACTGCGGCGGGGTGCAGTAGTTGAGATGCCCAAACCCAAGGGAAAGCACTCTAAGCTGGCAGGCGACCTGGCCTTTGAACTCGGTGCTGCCATTCGCCGCGCTAACTGGCCCTATTTCATTCCCAAGGAATGTGTGATTAAGCTCTCAAATGACACGGGCTACGAGCCAGATATTGTCGTTTTGGTAGAACCTGCAATCGCCGATGAACCCCGATGGGAGCGAGAGTCAGTGATTACTAGAAGCCAGTCGCTCAAACTGGTGGTGGAAGTCGTGTCCACCAACTGGCGAGACGACTATCTGCTCAAGCTGGCCGACTATGAAACCTTTGGCATTCAAGAATATTGGATTGTGGATTACCTGGGGCTGGGCGGACGGCGCTATATTGGTTCGCCGAAGCAACCCACCTTTACCCTTTGCCACCTGGTGGATGGGGAATTTGAGCTACAGCAGTTTCGAGGCAGCCAACCCATCGTTTCTCCCACGTTTCCGGAGTTGTCGCTAACTGTAGATCAGGTATTTGGTCAGGGCCGCTGA